A single region of the Oncorhynchus keta strain PuntledgeMale-10-30-2019 chromosome 37, Oket_V2, whole genome shotgun sequence genome encodes:
- the bora gene encoding protein aurora borealis isoform X1, with protein MGDLPDVQITPETPGRAAIRNPFESPNDYHRLQESVVPSPSVFKSSKTSGTTPAKFKWDIDEMSSLLPVDIDAEDIHRQSLYLSQTRMDSDIEEKRQNAIEQFFTKGAIVPSPWTEPTSKQKSAQMHFGKSSMSPLILEEPLPTNKTTVGCQTVLSLPVDFHLDKILGEYYRLKEVSQQDQVQETLSSSSLRRKLFLDGQGSGSESSNPPSPEGGGGGGEGEPPGGGDRDFLSPMSASPLSCPLSGMSALTPSTGLFSSSPIQGRYRTYSLGSVTSPLCPERSSPAGFQSPALSPIGPQFTQTPVAGERRKLSFVTPEGVPLDMDINSCTESPYVDGCSPIRFCSSLQPPGRTQVNPQLRPGAHCWASPPTISPNPSLQPPGRTQVNPQLRPGARCWASPPTISPNPSLLDQGNMCPSTSLPPMEMGSCSPSPVPCLPRTSGGLLGMERLCEGGSGMDQPLLDSVKMEEEVEENGEVEVDLPVEEEEEEEGGVTPVGVRLTSSRVGASVMAAEASHMFVSLLAEGSSIPYDNSMQVDSGYNTYAGTASLIDATSSDSQSKESFDAAHNPDEVFPHSRHTKTKVTEPTADTLRPR; from the exons ATGGGAGATCTTCCAGATGTCCAGATCACTCCTGAGACTCCAGGGAGGGCAGCTATCCGTAACCCCTTCGAGAGCCCCAACGACTACCATCGCCTGCAAGAATCCGTGGTCCCCAGCCCCTCTGTCTTCAAGTCCTCCAAGACCTCAGGAACC ACACCAGCCAAGTTTAAATGGGACATAGATGAGATGTCTAGCCTGCTCCCTGTGGACATAGATGCTGAGGATATCCACCGCCAGTCCTTGTACCTCAGTCAGACCAG GATGGATTCTGACATTGAGGAGAAACGTCAGAATGCCATCGAGCAGTTTTTCACTAAAGGCGCCATTGTGCCTTCACCATGGACCGAACCAACAAGCAAACAGAAATCAGCACAGATGCACTTTGGGAAGA GTTCCATGTCCCCACTGATACTAGAAGAGCCTCTACCAACTAATAAAACCACAGTAGGCTGCCAGACAGTCCTGTCCTTACCTGTGGacttccacctggacaaaatatTAG GAGAATACTACAGATTGAAGGAGGTGTCTCAGCAGGATCAGGTTCAGGAGACCCTGAGCTCCTCGTCTCTGAGACGGAAGTTGTTTCTGGACGGCCAAGGGAGTGGCTCAGAGTCCTCCAACCCCCCCAGcccagaaggaggaggaggagggggggagggagagccccctgggggaggggatagagatTTCCTCTCACCCATGAGcgcctctcctctgtcctgcccGTTGTCTGGCATGTCTGCCCTGACCCCCTCCACT GGTCTTTTCTCGTCCAGCCCTATCCAGGGTCGTTACCGAACCTACAGCCTGGGAAGTGTCACCAGCCCCCTGTGCCCTGAGCGGTCTTCTCCTGCTGGCTTCCAGTCCCCTGCCCTGTCCCCCATCGGGCCCCAGTTCACACAGACACCCGTAGCAG gagagaggaggaagctgAGCTTCGTGACCCCTGAAGGTGTTCCCCTAGACATGGACATAAACTCCTGTACAGAGAGCCCCTATGTAGACGGCTGTTCCCCCATCCGCTTCTGCTCCTCCCTCCAGCCCCCGGGCCGGACCCAGGTCAACCCTCAGCTCAGACCCGGAGCCCACTGCTGGGCCTCACCCCCAACCATCTCCCCCAACCCTTCCCTCCAGCCCCCGGGCCGGACCCAGGTCAACCCTCAGCTCAGACCCGGAGCCCGCTGCTGGGCCTCACCCCCAACCATCTCCCCCAACCCTTCCCTCCTGGACCAGGGCAATATGTGTCCTTCTACTTCACTACCACCCATGGAGATGggctcctgttccccctctccggTGCCGTGTTTACCCAGGACCAGTGGGGGTCTGCTGGGGATGGAGAGGCTGTGTGAGGGGGGTTCGGGGATGGACCAGCCTCTGTTGGACTCAgtgaagatggaggaggaggtggaggagaacgGCGAGGTGGAAGTGGACCTCCctgtagaagaggaggaggaggaggaaggaggtgtGACTCCTGTTGGTGTCCGGTTGACCAGCTCCCGTGTGGGGGCGAGCGTGATGGCAGCGGAGGCGTCTCATATGTTTGTGTCTCTGCTAGCTGAAGGAAGCAGCATCCCTTATGATAACAGCATGCAG GTGGACAGTGGGTACAACACATACGCTGGCACCGCCAGCCTGATAGATGCCACGAGTTCAGACAGCCAGAGTAAGGAGTCGTTTGACGCAGCACACAACCCCGACGAGGTCTTCCCTCACAGCAGACACACTAAGACCAAGGTAACGGAACCCACAGCAGACACACTAAGACCGAG GTAA
- the mzt1 gene encoding mitotic-spindle organizing protein 1 yields the protein MASSANANNMNAVRETMDVLLEISRLLNTGLDMESLSICVRLCEQGINPEALSSVIKELRKASDSLKASDN from the exons ATGGCTAGCAGTGCTAATGCTAACAACATGAATGCTGTCCGAGAAACGATGGATG TGCTGCTGGAGATCTCGAGGCTATTGAACACAGGACTGGACATggagtctctgtctatctgtgtcaGGCTGTGTGAGCAGGGCATCAACCCAGAGGCCCTGTCCTCTGTCATCAAGGAGCTACGTAAAGCCTCCGATTCACTAAAA GCCTCTGACAACTGA
- the bora gene encoding protein aurora borealis isoform X3: protein MGDLPDVQITPETPGRAAIRNPFESPNDYHRLQESVVPSPSVFKSSKTSGTTPAKFKWDIDEMSSLLPVDIDAEDIHRQSLYLSQTRMDSDIEEKRQNAIEQFFTKGAIVPSPWTEPTSKQKSAQMHFGKSSMSPLILEEPLPTNKTTVGCQTVLSLPVDFHLDKILGEYYRLKEVSQQDQVQETLSSSSLRRKLFLDGQGSGSESSNPPSPEGGGGGGEGEPPGGGDRDFLSPMSASPLSCPLSGMSALTPSTGLFSSSPIQGRYRTYSLGSVTSPLCPERSSPAGFQSPALSPIGPQFTQTPVAGERRKLSFVTPEGVPLDMDINSCTESPYVDGCSPIRFCSSLQPPGRTQVNPQLRPGAHCWASPPTISPNPSLQPPGRTQVNPQLRPGARCWASPPTISPNPSLLDQGNMCPSTSLPPMEMGSCSPSPVPCLPRTSGGLLGMERLCEGGSGMDQPLLDSVKMEEEVEENGEVEVDLPVEEEEEEEGGVTPVGVRLTSSRVGASVMAAEASHMFVSLLAEGSSIPYDNSMQVDSGYNTYAGTASLIDATSSDSQSKESFDAAHNPDEVFPHSRHTKTKTVFPQHH from the exons ATGGGAGATCTTCCAGATGTCCAGATCACTCCTGAGACTCCAGGGAGGGCAGCTATCCGTAACCCCTTCGAGAGCCCCAACGACTACCATCGCCTGCAAGAATCCGTGGTCCCCAGCCCCTCTGTCTTCAAGTCCTCCAAGACCTCAGGAACC ACACCAGCCAAGTTTAAATGGGACATAGATGAGATGTCTAGCCTGCTCCCTGTGGACATAGATGCTGAGGATATCCACCGCCAGTCCTTGTACCTCAGTCAGACCAG GATGGATTCTGACATTGAGGAGAAACGTCAGAATGCCATCGAGCAGTTTTTCACTAAAGGCGCCATTGTGCCTTCACCATGGACCGAACCAACAAGCAAACAGAAATCAGCACAGATGCACTTTGGGAAGA GTTCCATGTCCCCACTGATACTAGAAGAGCCTCTACCAACTAATAAAACCACAGTAGGCTGCCAGACAGTCCTGTCCTTACCTGTGGacttccacctggacaaaatatTAG GAGAATACTACAGATTGAAGGAGGTGTCTCAGCAGGATCAGGTTCAGGAGACCCTGAGCTCCTCGTCTCTGAGACGGAAGTTGTTTCTGGACGGCCAAGGGAGTGGCTCAGAGTCCTCCAACCCCCCCAGcccagaaggaggaggaggagggggggagggagagccccctgggggaggggatagagatTTCCTCTCACCCATGAGcgcctctcctctgtcctgcccGTTGTCTGGCATGTCTGCCCTGACCCCCTCCACT GGTCTTTTCTCGTCCAGCCCTATCCAGGGTCGTTACCGAACCTACAGCCTGGGAAGTGTCACCAGCCCCCTGTGCCCTGAGCGGTCTTCTCCTGCTGGCTTCCAGTCCCCTGCCCTGTCCCCCATCGGGCCCCAGTTCACACAGACACCCGTAGCAG gagagaggaggaagctgAGCTTCGTGACCCCTGAAGGTGTTCCCCTAGACATGGACATAAACTCCTGTACAGAGAGCCCCTATGTAGACGGCTGTTCCCCCATCCGCTTCTGCTCCTCCCTCCAGCCCCCGGGCCGGACCCAGGTCAACCCTCAGCTCAGACCCGGAGCCCACTGCTGGGCCTCACCCCCAACCATCTCCCCCAACCCTTCCCTCCAGCCCCCGGGCCGGACCCAGGTCAACCCTCAGCTCAGACCCGGAGCCCGCTGCTGGGCCTCACCCCCAACCATCTCCCCCAACCCTTCCCTCCTGGACCAGGGCAATATGTGTCCTTCTACTTCACTACCACCCATGGAGATGggctcctgttccccctctccggTGCCGTGTTTACCCAGGACCAGTGGGGGTCTGCTGGGGATGGAGAGGCTGTGTGAGGGGGGTTCGGGGATGGACCAGCCTCTGTTGGACTCAgtgaagatggaggaggaggtggaggagaacgGCGAGGTGGAAGTGGACCTCCctgtagaagaggaggaggaggaggaaggaggtgtGACTCCTGTTGGTGTCCGGTTGACCAGCTCCCGTGTGGGGGCGAGCGTGATGGCAGCGGAGGCGTCTCATATGTTTGTGTCTCTGCTAGCTGAAGGAAGCAGCATCCCTTATGATAACAGCATGCAG GTGGACAGTGGGTACAACACATACGCTGGCACCGCCAGCCTGATAGATGCCACGAGTTCAGACAGCCAGAGTAAGGAGTCGTTTGACGCAGCACACAACCCCGACGAGGTCTTCCCTCACAGCAGACACACTAAGACCAAG ACTGTTTTTCCTCAACACCATTGA